Proteins encoded in a region of the Vibrio sp. CB1-14 genome:
- a CDS encoding YheU family protein: MIIPWQQIDADTLDNLIKEFVLREGTDYGESEISLDDKVRHVRSQLESGEAVIVFSELHETVDIKSRRSL; this comes from the coding sequence ATGATCATCCCATGGCAACAGATTGACGCAGACACGCTAGATAACCTTATTAAAGAGTTCGTGCTGCGCGAAGGCACCGACTATGGTGAGTCGGAAATATCGCTAGATGATAAAGTTCGCCATGTTCGTAGCCAGCTCGAAAGCGGTGAGGCCGTCATCGTTTTCTCTGAACTGCACGAAACCGTCGACATTAAATCGCGTCGCTCGCTGTAA
- a CDS encoding phosphoribulokinase, whose translation MSAKHPIIAVTGSSGAGTTTTSEAFRKMFNMMSVKPAFIEGDSFHRFTRPEMDIEIRKAKDQGKHISYFGPQANDFPALEEFFRNYGQNGTGQFRRYLHTFDEAVPYNQMPGTFTPWQDLPENSDVLFYEGLHGGVVDGDVNAAQHVDLLIGMVPIVNLEWIQKFVRDTRDRGHSREAVTDSIVRSMDDYLSYITPQFSRTHINFQRVPTVDTSNPLNAKGIPSLDESFVVIRLRGIKNVDFPYLLAMIDGSFMSRHNTIVVPGGKMSFAMELIVRPILQQLIETGKIG comes from the coding sequence ATGTCAGCAAAACACCCGATCATTGCTGTAACGGGCTCCTCTGGAGCTGGAACCACCACAACGTCAGAAGCATTTCGCAAGATGTTCAACATGATGAGCGTCAAGCCTGCATTTATTGAAGGTGATAGCTTTCACCGTTTTACTCGCCCAGAGATGGACATCGAGATCCGCAAAGCCAAAGATCAAGGTAAACACATCAGCTACTTTGGCCCCCAAGCGAACGACTTCCCTGCGCTTGAAGAGTTTTTTCGCAACTATGGGCAAAATGGTACTGGCCAGTTCCGCCGCTACCTACACACCTTCGATGAGGCCGTGCCTTATAATCAAATGCCAGGCACCTTCACTCCATGGCAAGACCTGCCAGAGAATAGCGATGTGCTGTTTTATGAAGGCCTACACGGCGGCGTTGTAGATGGCGATGTCAATGCTGCGCAGCACGTTGACCTGCTTATCGGCATGGTGCCTATCGTTAACCTCGAGTGGATCCAAAAATTCGTACGAGACACCCGCGATCGTGGTCACTCTCGAGAAGCGGTTACTGACTCAATTGTTCGCTCGATGGACGACTACTTAAGCTACATTACACCGCAATTTTCACGCACACACATTAACTTCCAGCGCGTCCCAACCGTGGACACTTCAAACCCGCTCAATGCGAAAGGCATTCCGAGTTTGGATGAGAGTTTTGTGGTGATTCGCTTACGTGGTATCAAGAATGTCGACTTCCCGTACTTACTAGCGATGATTGATGGTTCGTTCATGTCACGTCACAACACCATCGTAGTGCCGGGCGGTAAGATGAGTTTTGCGATGGAGCTAATCGTCAGACCAATACTTCAGCAACTTATAGAAACGGGAAAAATAGGTTAG
- the astD gene encoding succinylglutamate-semialdehyde dehydrogenase, with product MSQQTQWISGNWVAGLGDAFQSLSPYDNNIIWEGQSATPEQVDQAVSSARKAFVEWKKRPFAEREAIVLAFADKVKERSEEIAIAIAKETGKPLWETRTEAGAMAGKIAISIRAYHQRTGENQREAAGNQIVLRHRPLGVMAVFGPYNFPGHLPNGHIVPALLAGNTVVFKPSEQTPLVGELAMKIWEEVGLPAGVINLVQGGKETGIALADSKGIDGVLFTGSANTGHILHRQFAGQPGKMLALEMGGNNPLVVSEAFGDVDAAVYTILQSAYISAGQRCTCARRLYVPFGEKGDQLVESLVSAINKIRIDEPFAQPAPFMGPQISEQAADHIIAAQAELVKLGGKSLVEAKRLKAAFVTPALLDATDIDELPDEEYFGPLLQLVRYETLEQAVELSNDTRFGLSAGLISERDEEWQYFTDHIRAGIVNRNRQLTGASGDAPFGGPGASGNLRPSAFYAADYCAYPMASMEGDNTVLPATLSPGIEL from the coding sequence ATGTCTCAACAAACTCAATGGATCTCGGGCAACTGGGTAGCGGGTCTCGGTGACGCGTTTCAGTCACTGTCACCATACGACAATAATATTATCTGGGAAGGTCAATCCGCGACGCCAGAGCAAGTAGATCAGGCAGTATCTTCCGCTCGCAAGGCGTTTGTTGAGTGGAAAAAAAGACCGTTTGCGGAACGTGAGGCTATTGTGCTGGCGTTTGCCGACAAGGTTAAAGAACGTAGTGAAGAGATTGCTATTGCGATTGCCAAAGAAACGGGCAAGCCGTTATGGGAAACCCGCACTGAAGCCGGCGCGATGGCCGGTAAAATTGCCATTTCGATACGTGCTTACCATCAACGCACTGGTGAGAACCAACGCGAAGCAGCTGGAAACCAAATCGTCCTCCGTCACAGGCCACTTGGTGTTATGGCAGTGTTTGGTCCTTATAACTTTCCGGGACACTTGCCAAATGGCCATATCGTGCCAGCGCTGTTGGCAGGGAACACAGTGGTCTTTAAACCCTCAGAGCAAACTCCACTAGTCGGCGAACTTGCAATGAAAATCTGGGAGGAAGTGGGACTGCCTGCCGGTGTTATTAACCTTGTTCAAGGTGGTAAAGAGACGGGTATCGCTCTTGCTGATTCGAAAGGCATTGATGGCGTGCTGTTTACTGGTAGCGCCAACACAGGGCATATCCTGCATCGTCAATTTGCTGGTCAGCCTGGCAAGATGCTGGCGCTCGAGATGGGCGGTAACAATCCGCTTGTCGTCAGTGAAGCGTTTGGTGATGTTGATGCGGCGGTGTACACCATTTTGCAATCGGCCTACATCAGTGCTGGACAGCGTTGTACCTGCGCACGACGCCTTTATGTGCCATTTGGTGAAAAAGGTGATCAACTAGTAGAAAGCCTAGTGTCTGCTATTAATAAGATCCGTATCGATGAGCCGTTTGCACAGCCTGCGCCATTTATGGGCCCGCAGATCTCAGAGCAGGCCGCTGACCATATTATTGCAGCGCAAGCTGAGTTGGTGAAGCTAGGCGGTAAGAGCCTAGTAGAAGCAAAACGCTTGAAAGCCGCCTTCGTGACGCCAGCACTGTTAGATGCCACTGATATCGATGAGCTTCCTGATGAAGAGTACTTTGGGCCGCTGCTACAACTGGTGCGCTACGAAACTCTTGAACAAGCGGTAGAGCTGTCCAACGATACCCGATTTGGTTTGTCGGCAGGGCTTATCTCAGAGCGTGATGAGGAGTGGCAATATTTCACAGACCACATTCGAGCAGGCATTGTAAACCGCAACCGTCAGCTTACAGGAGCCAGTGGTGATGCGCCGTTTGGCGGTCCGGGCGCGTCTGGCAACCTTCGTCCAAGTGCGTTTTATGCAGCAGATTACTGCGCTTACCCTATGGCATCAATGGAGGGCGATAACACCGTTCTTCCTGCGACTTTAAGCCCTGGCATCGAACTATAA
- a CDS encoding DUF1338 domain-containing protein, producing the protein MTVDALFGHLWQDYITRLCPSAHKVHDLLREDESLINDHIALRTFNVAPLGIDTIAKPFLDLGYEVSGHYDFEAKKLTAIHLEHSDALLPKVFISELRVEECSQSLQDIVAKLVAQVDSAKLSSAEFLYGGRLWDLSYQDLQMLAQESEYASWLAAHGYGANHFTVSVNQLDCFAEVVEVNQHLRDAGFAINESGGEVKGSPEVLLEQSSTMADKVSVAFTDGDQLIPGGFYEFAKRYQLADGSYYQGFVAASADKIFESTHQ; encoded by the coding sequence ATGACTGTTGACGCGCTATTTGGCCACTTGTGGCAAGACTATATCACTCGCCTGTGCCCATCGGCACATAAGGTGCACGACTTGCTTAGAGAAGATGAGTCGCTTATCAATGACCATATTGCGCTGCGAACCTTTAATGTCGCGCCACTGGGTATCGACACAATAGCTAAGCCGTTTCTAGATCTTGGTTACGAGGTCAGTGGCCATTACGACTTTGAAGCCAAAAAGCTGACTGCGATACACCTAGAACATAGCGATGCTTTGCTTCCTAAGGTGTTTATCAGCGAGTTGCGAGTAGAAGAGTGCTCTCAATCGCTTCAAGATATCGTGGCTAAGTTAGTGGCACAGGTGGACAGCGCCAAGCTTTCCTCTGCTGAGTTCTTATATGGTGGCCGTTTGTGGGACTTAAGCTATCAAGACTTACAAATGTTGGCACAAGAAAGTGAGTATGCCTCATGGCTTGCTGCTCACGGTTATGGCGCCAATCACTTCACGGTGAGCGTGAATCAGCTTGACTGCTTTGCCGAAGTAGTTGAGGTCAATCAGCACCTTCGTGATGCTGGGTTTGCGATTAATGAATCGGGCGGGGAAGTGAAAGGCTCACCAGAGGTGCTGCTAGAGCAATCCTCGACCATGGCAGACAAAGTGTCCGTGGCATTTACTGATGGTGATCAGTTGATTCCAGGTGGCTTCTATGAGTTTGCTAAACGTTACCAGCTAGCCGATGGCAGTTACTACCAAGGCTTTGTCGCGGCATCTGCGGACAAAATCTTTGAGAGTACGCATCAGTAA
- the crp gene encoding cAMP-activated global transcriptional regulator CRP: MVLGKPQTDPTLEWFLSHCHIHKYPSKSTLIHAGEKAETLYYIVKGSVAVLIKDEEGKEMILSYLNQGDFIGELGLFEEDQERTAWVRAKSPCEVAEISFKKFRQLIQVNPDILMRLSAQMASRLQVTSQKVGDLAFLDVTGRIAQTLLNLAKQPDAMTHPDGMQIKITRQEIGQIVGCSRETVGRILKMLEEQNLISAHGKTIVVYGTR; the protein is encoded by the coding sequence ATGGTTCTAGGTAAACCTCAAACCGACCCAACGTTAGAGTGGTTCCTTTCACACTGCCACATTCACAAGTACCCATCAAAGAGCACGCTTATTCATGCGGGCGAGAAAGCAGAAACGCTTTACTACATCGTCAAAGGCTCTGTAGCGGTACTGATTAAAGATGAAGAAGGCAAAGAGATGATCTTGTCTTACCTAAACCAAGGTGACTTCATCGGTGAACTTGGCTTGTTCGAAGAGGACCAAGAACGTACGGCATGGGTACGAGCAAAATCACCTTGTGAAGTTGCGGAAATCTCATTCAAGAAGTTCCGTCAGCTTATCCAAGTTAACCCAGACATTCTAATGCGCTTATCTGCTCAGATGGCAAGTCGTCTACAAGTGACTAGCCAAAAAGTAGGTGACCTAGCATTCCTAGACGTAACGGGTCGTATTGCACAGACGCTACTTAACCTAGCGAAACAACCTGATGCAATGACTCATCCAGACGGCATGCAAATCAAGATCACTCGTCAAGAGATTGGCCAAATCGTTGGTTGTTCTCGCGAAACAGTAGGTCGTATTCTTAAGATGCTAGAAGAGCAGAACCTAATTTCTGCCCACGGTAAGACAATCGTGGTTTACGGTACTCGCTAA